The DNA region CCCCCCTCTGGCAGTTGCCATTGCCTCTACTGCAATGCCGCGGTCCTCCTCGCGGACATAACGGAACCGCTCCTGCTGGCGGGCCAGCTCGGCTGCAAGTGGCTCATGTAGCGCCCTGCTTCCGTCTTGCTGCGGCGGACCCAGCAGGCCGCAGTCGCAATGTCGTTCATCGGCCCAGCCGGGGTAGTTGGTAACCGGATACAGGCAGATGCCGTCGACCGGCACACCGAGTTCGATGGCCGCCAGAACCTCATCGCAAACGTAGCGCAACCACGGCTGGCGCAAGTCGCCCTCGGCACCGGTCTCCGCAACGAACAGAGGACGGCCATAGCGCTGATGGGTCTCGGCCAGAATCTCCCGAAACGGGCGATACAGCGGATCGCCGACCTCGATGGTGCGGCCACGCAAGAACCACTGATTATTCGAGTAATAGTTGACGCCGATAATATCGAGACAATCCGGTCCTCCGCCCAACTCGGGATGCAGCTTGCCTGCCAGTATGTCCCAGGCTTCAAACTGTGCCGCACGGGCATGCGCTGCTGCGCGCCGCATGGCTGGCGTGCGGGGCACTACATGGATGACCGGGTCGACAGCGACGAAACGGGCGCGTGGATCGACCTCGAGTATGGCGCGGGTGCCCGCTATCGCCGCCCGCAACAACTGACACTTCAGCTCCATGCCCCGGCGCGTCGCGCGCGGCGCAAATAAGCGCATGTCTCCCGCCGCCCACGCCCAGAACGAGATCTCGTTGATGGGACAGTAAAACGGAACATCGGCTGTTTCGTCGCGTACCAACCTGGCAACGGCTGCGGCGTATCGGCTATAGCGATCCGGGAAGTCGCTGGACCAGATGTCTATGTGTTCGGGCCAGCCGTAGTGGCACAAGTCCCATAAGACTTGAACGCCGGTCCGGCTTGCCGCATGCAGCATGGGAAGAAAGCTGCTCCAGTCATATTGCCCCGGATGCTGCTCGATCAGGTGCCAACGCAATCCATCACGTGCGGTGGCGATGTCTTGCGCCAGCAAAGCGCGATAGTCCTCCTCGGCATAGCAATCGTGTCCGGTCGCGCGCAGCAAATCCAGCCGGACACCATCGGGGCGGCGTTGAGTCGAACACTCGAAGCCGCCCATGAAGTAGCTCTGAAACAAGGCCGACATGGCTTTCCTGGATCTAGGCCACAGACTGCGCCGCCGGGCTGCCCTGCTGCGTGGGTTCGGGCTCGGCAAGCCGCTCGAAGACGCTAAGTGCCTGGGCGATGACTTGATCCATGTTGTAGTACCGATACGTAGCGAGACGCCCAACGAAAGTAACGCCCGGCGTCCGGTCGGCAAGATCCTGATACTTGCGGAACAGCCTGTCATTCTCCGGACGGGGCACCGGATAATACGGTTCGCCTACCGCGCTGGGTATTTCGTAGGTAATGCTCGTCTTCTCATGCTCTTGCCCGGTCAAATACTTGTATTCGGTAATGCGTGTGTAGGGGATGTCTTCGGCGGGATAGTTGACCACTGCAGCCGGCTGGAAGGTGGTCTGGTCCAGCGTAGCCTGCCGAAATTGCAAAGAGCGATAAGGCAGCCTGCCGTAACGATGATCGAAAAATTCGTCGATAGGGCCGCAGTAGATCAAGTGATCGTAATGGATGGCATCGCGAACGTCGTCGTACGATGTCCCCGTCTTGACCGTAATGTTGGGATGATCCAGCATTTTCTCGAACATGCGGGTGTAGCCATGTAGCGGCATGCACTGGAAGGTATCGGTGAAGTAGCGGTCGTCGGTCGAGGTCCGTACGGGTATGCGCGCCGCCACGGCTTTATCCAGTTCGCTGGGATCAAGCCCCCATTGCTTGCGGGTATAGCCCCGAAAGAATTTCTCGTACAGCTCGCGTCCCACCTTGCTGACCACCACATCTTCAGATGTCCTGACCGGGTTGACCGGCTCGGCGCGGGCGGCAAGGAACTCGCTCGCCTGCTCGGACGTAAAGGCCCGCCCATACAGCTTGGCAAGTGTAGTGAGGTTGATCGGCATTGGCACCAGCTTGCCATCCACCTGCGCCAGCACGCGGTGCTCGTAAGGCCGCCATGCGGTAAATCGGGACAGGTAATCCACCACTTTCTGGGAATTGGTATGGAAGATGTGCGGACCGTATTTATGGACAAGAATACCGGCTGCGTCATAGTAGTCATAGGCGTTGCCGGCAATATGCGGACGACGATCGATCACCAGCACCTTCTTGTCCAATTCCGAGGCCAAACGCTCTGCCAATACGCTGCCCGCAAAACCCGCACCCACGACCAGATAGTCGTAGTGGGCGCCGCCGTTGGCGATAGGCACGGGCCTGTCATGCCCAAAGGTCAAGGCCGATACAAGCTTGGGCGCCGGCCGCCGCCGTCCGTCGGCCATGATGGCCATCATGCGGTCACTGGTCCCGTCCCACGACATGCCCGCCAGGATTTCATCCGCGCGCTCATAAAGAGCGGGTCTATCGTGAATTCGTTCGAGCTCGGCGGCAATGGCTTGCACGAACTGCTGTGGCGTTTCGCAAATGGATACCATGCCGCATTCGCCATAGCGTCGCAGCACATCGGTGATGGCTGACGACACCACTGCGCGTCCGCCCGCCAGGTACTCGGGTGTCTTGGTGGGGCTGATGAAGCGCGTTGATTCGTTCAAGGCGAACGGCATCAGGGCCACATCCCAGCCAGCCAGGTAGGCCGGCAACTCGTCGTATTGCTTCGCGCCGAGGTAATGAATATTGGGCCTGCGCGGCAAAGCTTCGGGGTCGATCTTGACAACCGGCCCCACCAGCACCAGGTGCCAGTCTGGCCGCAAATCGGCCAGTTGCTCAAGCAGCACGATGTCCAGCCGCTCATCCAGCACACCGTAAAACCCAAGGCGTGGATGAGGTATGTTGGCCTGGTCTTGCGGCTCGGGCAGGTCGCGCCGGGCCTGAGCAAAGTGGGCGATGTCGACGCTGCTAGGAAAGGGATGGACATTGGGATGCAGATCACGCTTGGCTTCGTAAAGACTGTAGCCGCCAGTAAATACGGCATCGGCTCGGGCCAGCAGTTCTCGCTCGCGCTCGACCAGATCAACAGGGGCACCGCGAAATGCCGACAACTCGTCCATGCAGTCGTATACAACAAACGCCGAACGCAGATGCGCCGAGAAAGCCAGGCTCATGGGCGTGTAATACCAAAGCTTCATTTCTTCGGCCGGAATATCGCCGAGATAGCGATCAAGCAGGTCGCGTTGCGCACGCTCGGCATCTTCACGCTGTTGGCCGGCCGGCAGGTGTGGAACCAGTACGCACACCCCATCCTGCGCTTCACGCGCTTCCAGATAAGGCTCGTCGTGAGTGTCGTAGATGGGCTCCTCGAAATAAAGCACCTTATGGTCCCGTGAAAAGCGGGTCATCAGATGCTGAGGACGCTGGTATACAAAGTTCCAGCGTAGATGCGAGAAGCACAGCAGTGTGGGGAGCCTGTCGCTCCGTGCGCGTTGGGAGGTTGCCGCGGTCATGATTAACCCTATCGTTAATGGTCATCGGTTGGGTGACGGGCCTGTTTCAGCAAGCTGTATTCCTGCGCTTATGCTCGGAGGCGGGACGATTTCGCGTTACCACAGGTGCCCTCGCGCAGCCACATTATTTGCTGAGAACATCGACGGTGAAAGCTTCGGCGGCGTCGGATGGCGGCGGGTCCAGCGCCGTCATCGCAACGGCAAGCGTGATCATGAAAAGTAAGGTTAAGGCTCGCTTCTTCATGGATCCCTCCCGGCCGTCTACGGCTACCGACCGCTCAACTACCCGGACTGCCGGTGATCGGCAGGACAATGCCGGTGATGTAGCTGGCGCAAGCCGGCGAAGCGAGGAACACATAGGCGGGCGAAATTTCTTCCGGCTGAGCCGGACGGCCCAATGCGGTCTTCGCGCCAAATGACTCGATTTTCTCGGCAGGCTGATCCGCAGGGTTAAGCGGCGTCCAAACAGGTCCCGGCGCCACGGCGTTGACGCGGACACCCTTGCTGGCCAGGTTGGAAGCCAGTGCCATCGTGAAAGCATGTATGGCACCCTTGGTAGTCGAATAGTCCAGCAAGGTGGCATGCCCGCGCAGTCCGGTCACGGAGCCAGTGTTGATGATGGAGCTGCCTTCTTTCAGATGCGGCAATGCCGCCCGTGCCATATGGAAGTATCCATAGATGTTGGTACGCATGGTTTCGTCAAACCTTTCATCGGTAATATCTTCGAGGCTGTCGGCGTGCTCCTGGAAGGCGGCGTTATTCACGAGCACGTCCAGCTTGCCGAAGGCCTGTACCGTTTCCTGCACGACCCGCCGGCAAAACTCTGCGTCCTTGACGTCGCCTGATATCAGCAAGCATTTGCGTCCTTCTGCTTCAACGCAACGCTTGGTCTCTTGCGCGTCTGTGTCTTCGCTGAGGTAGGCGACGGCCACATCGGCCCCCTCGCGAGCAAACAACACCGCCACCGCCCTTCCTATGCCGGAATCCGCTCCGGTGACGATGGCCGCCATACCGTCCAGCTTTCCGCTACCGCGATAAGCGGGCGCCATGAACTGCGGCGCCGGCTCCAGTTCGTGCTCGTGACCCGGCTTTTCCTGGTGCTGCTTGGGCAGAGGTGGCTCGGGATGCTCGCGCGCGCCGGTTTGCGCCGCGCCTTGCGAGCCCGAGTCTGACGAACCGCCCTTCTTGGCCGCATCCTTCTGATCTTGTTCGGCCTGTATCTGCCGCTGCTTGTCGGCGCTGCGTTCGACGTTGTTGTCGCCGTTTCTGTCTGTTGCCATAATCGCTCCCTTGAATGTGTGCGGCCGCGCCGCTATGCTGGCTAAGTCCCAGCAAGGAGCGATCCCGCCTTGGGGGCCACTGCGGCCTGCCATCCGCTACACTTGCGGTCCAGCACCAGCCTCTTACAGGAGAACCTCATGGCCCCCTCTTTTCGCGGTTTCAGACGATATAAACATCTGCTTCTGTTGGCCGCGCTGGCATGCTGCAGCGGCGTGGCCGTGGCTCAAGTGCCGCCTCAGCCGGGCACGCAGGTGCCGGGGTATTACCGCATGGTGCTGGGCGAGTTCGAAGCCACCGCGCTGTACGACGGGTTTGTGGACCTGGACCCCGGCCTGCTGAAAGGCGCCACCGAAAAAGACATTCAGACGCTCATCGCCCGGATGTTCGTGCCGACGCACGCGGGCGGCGTGCAAACGGCCGTCAATGGCTTCCTGGTTAATACCGGCGACAACCTCATACTGGTCGATGCCGGTGCGGCGGCCTGCTTTGGCCCAACCCTGGGAAACATACCCGCCAATCTGCAGGCGTCCGGTTATGAAACCGCACAGGTCGACACCGTGTTGCTTACCCACCTGCACGGCGACCACGCTTGCGGCATCACCAATGCCGACGGTACGGCGGTGTTTCCCAATGCGACCGTGTACGTTGCCAAAGAGGAAGCCGCGTTCTGGCTGAATGCCGACATCGCAGCGAAGGCGCCAGAGGCCTTGCAACCTTTCTTCAAGGCCGCGCAGCAAGCCGTCGCGCCTTATGTCGCAGCCGGCAAGCTTAAAAAGTTCAATCCGGGCGATCCCTTGCTGCCAGGCGTAGACTCCCACCCTCTGCCAGGACACACACCCGGGCATGGCGGCTATCTGTTTTCCACGCCCAAAGGAAAGCTGCTGGTGTGGGGGGACGTCATCCACAGCCATTCGGTACAGTTCGCCCGACCGGAGGTCGCTATCGAGTTCGATGTCGACCCGCAGCAGGCTATCGCTACCCGGCGCGACGTCCTGGCGCTGGTGAGCAAAGAGGCGCTTTGGATAGCGGGCGCGCATCTTCCCTTTCCGGGCCTGGGGCATGTGCGCCACGATGACACCGGCTACGCCTGGGTGCCTGTGGAGTTCTCGCCCACTGTTCGCAAAGTGCGATAAAACAGGGCGCGATTTGGCCGGGTGGCCGCGTGGCGGCGGCGTCCGGCACGTAGGCCTCGCCTAGCCCGTATAATCGCGGCTTGGCGATATCGTGTGGCGCCCTGGAACCAACCCTGGACGCTCATGAAGAAAACAGATCTCGAGAAAAACAAAGCCCTCAAGCTGATGGAAAATCTGAGGAAAGGCGGTACGCCCAATCGCTTTGGCGCGGCATCCGGTGCCGGATTACCAGACCGCCGAGAGCAACGCCGGCTGGACAAGGCCGAAGGTCTGGTTTCTTTTCCGCTGAAGCTGAACGAAGACCTGATTGCCGCAATCCGTCAGCGCGCGCAGGACGAAGACACAGGCATCAATGAAGTCGTAGGCAACCTGTTGCGCCAGGCACTGGCAGCCGGCAAATAACAAGTCAGGCGGTCATGCCGACCGCATTCATGATCAGGCGCAACAAGTAGGCGAATAGCGCCAGGGCAGCGATGCTGGCTGCCCATATCGCCACCAACCATGCAATACGGCGCCACCATAGTGCACGCGCGGAAGGCGTATGTTGCTCCATCAGTGATAGCCCTCGCTGCTTACGACTTTTCCGCGGAACACGTAATAAGACCAGGCGGTATACATCAGGATCAGGGGAATGATCAGCAGCGCCCCCACCAGCGTGAACCCCTGACTCTCTGCGGGACCGGATGCATCCCAAATAGTGATGTCAGGCGGGATGATATTGGGCCACACGCTGATGCCCAGCCCGCTATAGCCCAGAAACAACAGCGCCAGCGTCAACAGAAACGGCCCCGCATGAGGATCCCGGTTCAAGGACCGCAGCAGGCACCAGGCCGCCACCACTACCAATATGGGCACCGGGGCAAAGAAGAAAATATTGGGTACGCTGAACCAGCGCTCGGCGATGGCGCTGTGCGTCAATGGCGTCCAGATGCTTAGCAGCACAATGACGCCAAGCAAAGCGAAGACCAGCGGCCGGGCCAATTGCCGCATGCGGTCATGCAGCGCCCCTTCGGTTTTAAAGATCAGCCACGTGCAACCCAATAAGGCGTATGCAACAAGCAGCCCCAAACCGGTGAAAATCGAGAATGGGGTGATCCAGTCCAGCGCCCCACCCGCGTAGCTGCGATTGACTACTGGCAGGCCGTGCATGTAAGCCCCCAGCGTAACGCCTTGGAAAAATGTGGCGATGACCGAACCACCGATAAAGGCCTTGTCCCACCAGTGCCGCCGGTGGTCCTGTGCCTTGAAGCGGAATTCGAAAGCCACGCCTCTGAAGATAAGCCCCAGCAGCATGAAAATCAAAGGCAGCATGAAGGCGCTAAGTACCACGGAATAAGCCAGTGGAAAGGCGGCCAGCAAGCCGGCGCCGCCCAATACCAGCCAGGTCTCGTTGCCGTCCCAGACTGGCGCGACCGTATTCATCATGATGTCTCTGTCCTCTTTGTCGGTGACCAGGCTAAAGAGCAAGCCTATGCCCAGGTCGAAGCCATCCATGATGACGTACATCAAGATGCCAAACAGAATGATGATCGCCCAGATCAATGCCAGATCGACGCCCATAGCGTTCACCTTTTATCGCGATTCAGTGGTTCTTCATGGCCGTCGCGCTGCTGCGGAGCCGCCGAGAACGGGCGTGCCGGCGTACGGGTCTCGCCCGGGCCGCCCGGCACGGGATCTTGCGTAGCCGGGCCCTTGCGTATCAGCCGCAAAATATAGACCGTACCGGCTCCGAACACGATGAAATAGATAATGACGAACAGCGCCAGCGTCAGCCCCAGTTCATAGGCACCGTGATCGCTGACGCCATCGGCAGTGCGCATCACGTTGTAGACGATCCAGGGCTGCCGCCCTATTTCGGTCGTCATCCATCCGGCCAACATCGCGACCAATCCCGATGGCCCCATGTACAGTATGCAACGCAGCAGCGGACGGGACTCGAACAGGCGTCCTCGCCATCTGGCCCAGGCTGCCCACAGGGCCAGGCCTATCATCAGGAAGCCCAGACCCACCATGATGCGGAAGGTCCAGAAAACCACCGTGGCGTTCGGCCGATCTTCGGGTGCGAAGGATTTCAATCCAGCAAACTGCCCGTCCCAGCTATGGGTCAGGATCAAGCTGCCCAACCGTGGCACTTCAAGCGCAAAGTGGTTTTTCTCTTCCTGCATGTCGGGCCAGCCGAAAAGAGTAAGGGGCACACCTTCGCCCGGCTTGTTCTCCCAGTGCCCTTCGATGGCTGCCAGCTTGGCAGGCTGGTGCTTAAGGGTATTCAAACCATGAAAGTCGCCTACCACTGCCTGGATGGGCGCGGTCACCAACAGCATCCACATGGCCATGGACAGCATTTTGCGAATGGCCGGCGTGTCGTTCTTGTGCAGCAGATGCCAGGCAGCGGACGCCCCGACAATCAGGGCGGTAACCAGGAAGGCCGCCAGGCCCATGTGCACCAGGCGATAGGGAAACGAAGGATTGAAGATGACGGCTATCCAGTCTACGGGCACCGCCTGGTTGTTCACTATCTCGTAGCCGGCAGGCGTCTGCATCCAGCTGTTGGACGCCAGGATCCATGTCGCCGACAGCAAGGTTCCCAGCGCGACCATGATCGTGGAAAAGAAATGCAGGCCCGGTCCCACGCGGGACCAGCCGAACAGCATCACACCCAGAAAGCCGGCTTCCAGGAAGAAGGCAGTAAGTACTTCATAGGCCAGTAGCGGCCCGGTGATGCCGCCGGCAAAGTCCGAGAAGTAGCTCCAGTTGGTTCCAAACTGGTACGCCATCACCAGGCCCGAGACCACGCCCATCGCAAAGTTGACCGCAAAGATTTTTATCCAGTAATGATAAAGATCGTAATAGTGTCGTTTGCCCGTCTTAAGCCAATAGGCTTCCAGCACCATCAGGTAACTGGCCAGGCCAATGGTGATGGAGGGAAAAATAATGTGGAATGCAATGGTGAACCCGAACTGGACTCTGGCCAACATCAGGGCGTCCAACTCCATGCGCGCTCCTTCCATCCGCGTTGACTGCGGCTTCCAGGGCAAGTGCTGTGCCGCGAAAGCAAGAGGCCAACAATGTAGCGTAAGAAAGCGGGTTGCGTAAATCCATTTCTGCGGGCATGACGCTTGCTGTATTGCTTATTCAATCTAACAGGAGAAAGCCTATGTTACGCAAAGCAAGCAGTCTGAAAGGCTACGCCATCCAGGCAACGGATGACGAACTGGGTAGCGTCAAGGAACTGTATTTCGACGATCGCCAGTGGGGCGTGCGCTACTTGGTGGTCGAGACTGGAGGATGGCTGTCCCAGCGTAGCGTATTGCTGTCCCCGTACTCCATCAAAGGCGTGGATGAGGCGCAAGAAACCGTGCATGTGTCGCTAACGCGCGAGCAGGTCAAGAACAGCCCCGACATCGATACGCACCAGCCGATTTCACGTCAACTGGAGACCCAGCTGTCCGACTATTACGGCTATGGCAATTACTGGAGCGGCCCTTATCTCTGGGGCGTTGGCGGCTATCCTGTCTACCCTTTACCCGAGGCGGGCGCCGTGCCGCCCCCACCAGGAGAAAGCCCGGAAGAACTGGCAGCCCGCGCCGCGGACAACCCGGAAGACGTGCACTTGCGCAGCAGCAAGGACGTTACCGGCTATCACATTGCCGGAACCGATGATGAGATAGGCCATGTGGAAGACTTCATCATCGATGACGAGGCTTGGGCGGTGCGCTATCTGTTGGTTGATACCCGCAATTGGTGGCCGGGCGGCAAGAAGGTATTACTTGCGACTCACTGGATAGAGCGCATCGAATGGAGCGACTCCACGGTGTGGACAACGCTGACCCGCGAGCAGATAAAGAATGGGCCGGAGTACGACGAGGACCAGCCGCTGGATCGCGATTACGAAACTCGCCTGCATCAATACTACGGCCGCAACACGTATTGGGACTAGCCCTGCCCCGTCTCCATTTCCCGGCGTAGCCGATAGGCCGGTGTGCTGGTGTCGATGGCCACGTCATCCCACACCACGCACTGGCCTTTGGCCACCGGCCGAACCAGCTTCACGCCGTGCGCAAGCCCTAGCGGCACGCCGCCCATCGCCGCAGATGTGCTCGCCGGCAGCAGTTTGCCCCACACGGTGTAGCCGCCTTCACCATCCAGCATTTCGCCGGCCTTCAGGTCGCGCTTGGCTGTCGCCACGACATCGGCGTTCCAGTTGACTGCCACCCCGGTCGGTTCGCCACGCAGCGCGACCGACGCCACCGACATACCGACTTCAAGCCCAATGAGATGCCAGCGCTTGTACAGCGTGAAGTATCTGCCGCTGGGGTCGGTATGGGCGTTGTATTCCTCAAAGCAATTCTTGATGTAATCGGTCTCGGCTTCGACCGTAACCCATACACCCATGCGGATGTCGTACGGAATGGGCCGGCCATCGGCCTCGAGCGAGGAGATGACTTCAACCATACCCTTGCGCTCGAGCACCCCGCCTTCGGATACCGGTCGCGTGACGAAGGGTATGTCTGCAATGCTGGCCGGCGGATACAGCAGTCCGTTGGAGGGCACACCCAGGCCTGTGGCGTTCGAGACCGCCGCACTTTCTATTGATGGCTTGGAGCCATCCAGGAAACTGTTGAACATCTTGGGGTTCAGGCCTCCGCGCTCGGCCTGTTCGGGCGACAATCCGTAATAGCCCCAGACAGTTTCGGGGGTAGATTCGGAAAAATGCGGCAGCCATTTGTGACCCCGGCCAGCGGCAACAACAGGAAATCCGCAAGTGCGCGCCCAATCGACCAGGTCGCAAATCAGCGCCGGCTGGTCTCCGAAAGCCAATGAGTAAATGACGCCGGCCTGGGCGGCCTTGCGGCCCAGCAAGGGTCCGCAAAAAGCATCGGCTTCGACAGTCACGTTGACCACATGCTTGCCCTGCTCGAAAGCCGCCAGGCAATGCTCAACCGCAGCGATGGGGTTGCCGGTGCACTCGACGATGATGTCGATTTCGGGCAGCTTGACCAAGGCCTGCCAATTGTCGGTAATCCAGGTGCCGCCGCTGCTTAGTGCCTCTTGGGCCGAATCGGCCTGCAACTGGCGTGCATCCCAGCCGACGCGGGCCAGGTTGGCACGCGCGGCATCGGGACTGAGGTCGGCAATGGCCACAAGGTGCATGCCGGGGGTGCGTGGTATTTGGGCCAAATACATGGACCCGAACTTGCCCGCACCTATCAGGGCTATGCGTATGGGTTTGCCGTCGGCCGCGCGTTGCTCAAGCTGCTTGTGTAGACTCATTGTTCATCCTGTTTGATTGCCCCGGCGGCTGGCACCACGGCTTTTCCTGGGTTTGATCTGTGCCACCTGGGGCTCGGGCTGACCCGACCAGGTGAATCGATATGCCTCGCCCCGGCGCACGTTATTGACCAGGGCGGGTCGAAAGCAAGCCAGGTTGGTACCGCCCTCAAGGCGGACACTTGGGTATACCACCCCCAGCGAACCGCTATCAAGCAATACTTCGGCAAGGCTTTGCGAGGCCACGTAGCTGCGCGGGTCCAGGCAAGACTTATAGCCCTGCAGTCCGCGAAGGTCGTGAAACGGTCCGCTGAAATCAGCCAGCATCAACTGATAGTCGACCTCGTCCTCGAAGTAGTCGATCTCGGCGTACTCGACCGTTTTGTGAAAAGCCACCTCGGCAATTGCGGTATCAAGCTCGAAGCCGCAATACCAGGCGCCGCGCTGGCCATTGTTGAACCGGCTACCCTCCGGGCGCGGGTAGGCATAGGCCGCATTGATGATGCGGAAGTTCGGTACCCCGAAAACCAGTTCATCGATGCCTATGCCGGGAAGCAAGCCGCGCTCGGCCGCCAGGCGACGGTTGGTTGCGTTATCCAGCAGGAACAAGTCGGCAAGCTGCTCGGGGCTGTCGGACAGCGGTGCCAGGACAGAATCTTCTTCGTCGACGAAACGCGAGGGCAGCAAACGGCAGGTATCGGTCTGGCGCAGCGCGGTCAGCGGCGGAATGCGCACGGGCTATACCCCGCCGCGCCGGGCGTCGAGCAACTGGCGTACCGTTTGCATGGCAAGCAGACCGCCCTCTTGCATATAGTCCAAGGGAGTACGGCCGCCGAATAGGCGGTGTCGATTGGGCATGCTGACCCACTGATCGGCCAGCTTGCGCCCGTAAAGAATATGCAGTGCCTTGTAGATGCCCAACAAGTACGAAATACGGGTGATGCGATCGACCTCGAGCACGCGCGCGGGTTTCTTTTTCCATTCGTACAGGGCGCTGCTGGATAGGCCACCCAGCAGTGCACAGGCTTGCTCGTCTCGTAGCTTCCAGGCATCGGCAAGCTTGAAGAAGCCCTTGATGGCGGAACCGGACAGTTGTTCGCGCGTGGACTTTTCGTTCAGGTCGACCACAACGGCGGGCTCGTAGCGGCTTAATGGGTAGGCGTAGGCAAGAGTCATGATGACACTCCTTTTCCGGCTATTTTACACTCCTTTTCTGGAACCAGTCCAGTGCATGCATTACCGGCCATATGGCCTTGTTTTGCCTTATAGCCTCCGCGCATAATGCGCCGCGCTTATAAACATTGACCAAACTAATCGTTCCGATTGCTTCGCGACGACCGTAGGCTAGCGACTTGTACATATCAAAAAACATAAAGGTTCAAGATGCCGCTACCCTCCTTGCTGGCGAAAGCCATCGTCGCCTCTGCCATGCTGCTCAGCTCGGCGTCCGCGGCAGAAATCAGCTTGCTGAACGTTTCCTACGATCCGACCCGCGAGCTATACCGGGAGTTCAACGAGGCCTTCACCGGGCACTGGAAGGCCAAAACAGGCGACACGGTCACCATACGCCAGTCTCATGGCGGCTCCGGCAAGCAGGCGCGCTCGGTCATCGACGGCCTGGGCGCGGATGTGGTGACGCTGGCTTTGGCCTCTGACATCGATGCCATCGCCGAACGGGGTGCCATTGATCCGGGCTGGCAAGGCCGCCTTGCCCACGGCAGCACGCCCTACACGTCGACGATTGTCTTTCTCGTGCGCAAGGGCAATCCCAAGAACATACACAACTGGGACGATCTGGTCCGACCCGGCATTTCGGTGATCACGCCCAACCCCAAGACGTCGGGTGGCGCACGCTGGAACTATCTGGCGGCATGGGGCTATGCGCTGACCCAACCTAACGGTAACGAAGCGCGGGCCAAGCAGTTCGTCACCCAGTTGTTCCAGCAGGTTCCGGTGCTGGATTCTGGCGCGCGCGGCTCGACGACCACTTTTGTGGAACGCGGCATCGGCGATGTGCTGCTGGCCTGGGAGAACGAAGCCATGCTGGCGATCAACGAGCTGGGACCCGATAAAGTGGAAATCGTCGCGCCTGCCGTCAGCATCCTGGCCCAGCCCCCGGTCGCCCTGGTGGACAAGACCGTGAATAAAAAGGGTACGCGAGAAGTGGCCCAGGCGTATCTGGACTTCCTGTATTCGGAGACCGGCCAGGACATCGCCGCCCGCAATTACTATCGCCCGATCTCCCCGGACGTCGCCGCTCGCCACGCGGCACAGTTCCGGGACATCGAGCTCTTTACCGTGGAAGAGGTTGCGGGC from Pollutimonas thiosulfatoxidans includes:
- the cydB gene encoding cytochrome d ubiquinol oxidase subunit II — translated: MGVDLALIWAIIILFGILMYVIMDGFDLGIGLLFSLVTDKEDRDIMMNTVAPVWDGNETWLVLGGAGLLAAFPLAYSVVLSAFMLPLIFMLLGLIFRGVAFEFRFKAQDHRRHWWDKAFIGGSVIATFFQGVTLGAYMHGLPVVNRSYAGGALDWITPFSIFTGLGLLVAYALLGCTWLIFKTEGALHDRMRQLARPLVFALLGVIVLLSIWTPLTHSAIAERWFSVPNIFFFAPVPILVVVAAWCLLRSLNRDPHAGPFLLTLALLFLGYSGLGISVWPNIIPPDITIWDASGPAESQGFTLVGALLIIPLILMYTAWSYYVFRGKVVSSEGYH
- a CDS encoding SDR family oxidoreductase; this encodes MATDRNGDNNVERSADKQRQIQAEQDQKDAAKKGGSSDSGSQGAAQTGAREHPEPPLPKQHQEKPGHEHELEPAPQFMAPAYRGSGKLDGMAAIVTGADSGIGRAVAVLFAREGADVAVAYLSEDTDAQETKRCVEAEGRKCLLISGDVKDAEFCRRVVQETVQAFGKLDVLVNNAAFQEHADSLEDITDERFDETMRTNIYGYFHMARAALPHLKEGSSIINTGSVTGLRGHATLLDYSTTKGAIHAFTMALASNLASKGVRVNAVAPGPVWTPLNPADQPAEKIESFGAKTALGRPAQPEEISPAYVFLASPACASYITGIVLPITGSPGS
- the glf gene encoding UDP-galactopyranose mutase, whose product is MTRFSRDHKVLYFEEPIYDTHDEPYLEAREAQDGVCVLVPHLPAGQQREDAERAQRDLLDRYLGDIPAEEMKLWYYTPMSLAFSAHLRSAFVVYDCMDELSAFRGAPVDLVERERELLARADAVFTGGYSLYEAKRDLHPNVHPFPSSVDIAHFAQARRDLPEPQDQANIPHPRLGFYGVLDERLDIVLLEQLADLRPDWHLVLVGPVVKIDPEALPRRPNIHYLGAKQYDELPAYLAGWDVALMPFALNESTRFISPTKTPEYLAGGRAVVSSAITDVLRRYGECGMVSICETPQQFVQAIAAELERIHDRPALYERADEILAGMSWDGTSDRMMAIMADGRRRPAPKLVSALTFGHDRPVPIANGGAHYDYLVVGAGFAGSVLAERLASELDKKVLVIDRRPHIAGNAYDYYDAAGILVHKYGPHIFHTNSQKVVDYLSRFTAWRPYEHRVLAQVDGKLVPMPINLTTLAKLYGRAFTSEQASEFLAARAEPVNPVRTSEDVVVSKVGRELYEKFFRGYTRKQWGLDPSELDKAVAARIPVRTSTDDRYFTDTFQCMPLHGYTRMFEKMLDHPNITVKTGTSYDDVRDAIHYDHLIYCGPIDEFFDHRYGRLPYRSLQFRQATLDQTTFQPAAVVNYPAEDIPYTRITEYKYLTGQEHEKTSITYEIPSAVGEPYYPVPRPENDRLFRKYQDLADRTPGVTFVGRLATYRYYNMDQVIAQALSVFERLAEPEPTQQGSPAAQSVA
- a CDS encoding glycoside hydrolase family 1 protein, translating into MSALFQSYFMGGFECSTQRRPDGVRLDLLRATGHDCYAEEDYRALLAQDIATARDGLRWHLIEQHPGQYDWSSFLPMLHAASRTGVQVLWDLCHYGWPEHIDIWSSDFPDRYSRYAAAVARLVRDETADVPFYCPINEISFWAWAAGDMRLFAPRATRRGMELKCQLLRAAIAGTRAILEVDPRARFVAVDPVIHVVPRTPAMRRAAAHARAAQFEAWDILAGKLHPELGGGPDCLDIIGVNYYSNNQWFLRGRTIEVGDPLYRPFREILAETHQRYGRPLFVAETGAEGDLRQPWLRYVCDEVLAAIELGVPVDGICLYPVTNYPGWADERHCDCGLLGPPQQDGSRALHEPLAAELARQQERFRYVREEDRGIAVEAMATARGGWP
- a CDS encoding MBL fold metallo-hydrolase, which codes for MAPSFRGFRRYKHLLLLAALACCSGVAVAQVPPQPGTQVPGYYRMVLGEFEATALYDGFVDLDPGLLKGATEKDIQTLIARMFVPTHAGGVQTAVNGFLVNTGDNLILVDAGAAACFGPTLGNIPANLQASGYETAQVDTVLLTHLHGDHACGITNADGTAVFPNATVYVAKEEAAFWLNADIAAKAPEALQPFFKAAQQAVAPYVAAGKLKKFNPGDPLLPGVDSHPLPGHTPGHGGYLFSTPKGKLLVWGDVIHSHSVQFARPEVAIEFDVDPQQAIATRRDVLALVSKEALWIAGAHLPFPGLGHVRHDDTGYAWVPVEFSPTVRKVR
- a CDS encoding DUF2474 domain-containing protein, whose protein sequence is MEQHTPSARALWWRRIAWLVAIWAASIAALALFAYLLRLIMNAVGMTA